The Prevotella sp. E9-3 genome has a window encoding:
- a CDS encoding fimbrillin family protein has product MRRMRLMRQMRQMRLMGPMRLMGLIRPIGTMRAMLLMALLFALSSCSKGSDEELTEQPATEQPEEMPILFAGNMPEPTDVTRAASLSSTGQTSFTVWGYKNMSYSAGTYGETQCVFPSYVVNWTSNSAGTTTSNSSGWEYVAQTPNQTIKFWDWSAKAYRFFAVTGWTDAAAPATIEGYEADEAYGADGSYETYRAYKVSMLADACSTDAMDKTPFFSRLWFSTGDPVTYADKQFGKPVTLEFLKPYTRVRFVFKYVFPREGIELKDKSFKPTDGSSIVRKGIVTVSYPLEGPKTEKWFEMTKDTDTDPDPHLTDFSEDYDSEDDTKVYTGTAKGWYTVLPNLSQGSYTLTVTINGKEKTAVVPANYMQWLPGYSYTYVFKITDEGGVEIGWVESAVTPWTEMEADWTVYNW; this is encoded by the coding sequence ATGAGGAGGATGAGGCTGATGAGGCAAATGAGGCAAATGAGGCTAATGGGGCCTATGAGGCTCATGGGGCTTATAAGGCCTATAGGCACTATGAGGGCTATGCTCCTCATGGCTCTCCTCTTTGCACTCTCCTCTTGCTCCAAAGGCTCCGACGAGGAGCTCACAGAGCAGCCGGCAACAGAGCAGCCGGAGGAGATGCCCATCCTCTTCGCTGGCAACATGCCGGAGCCTACTGACGTGACACGTGCCGCCAGCCTGAGCAGCACAGGACAAACATCCTTCACTGTATGGGGCTATAAGAACATGAGCTACTCAGCAGGCACTTATGGCGAAACACAGTGCGTGTTCCCCAGCTACGTGGTGAACTGGACCAGCAACTCGGCTGGCACCACCACATCGAACAGCAGCGGATGGGAGTATGTGGCACAAACACCCAACCAGACCATCAAGTTCTGGGACTGGAGCGCCAAGGCCTACCGCTTCTTCGCGGTGACGGGATGGACTGACGCGGCGGCTCCGGCAACCATAGAGGGTTATGAGGCTGATGAGGCTTATGGGGCTGATGGGTCTTATGAGACTTACAGGGCCTATAAGGTCAGCATGCTGGCCGATGCCTGCAGCACCGATGCCATGGACAAGACGCCGTTCTTCTCGCGCCTGTGGTTCTCGACCGGCGACCCGGTGACCTACGCCGACAAGCAGTTCGGCAAGCCCGTGACGCTGGAGTTCCTGAAGCCCTACACGCGTGTGCGTTTCGTCTTCAAGTATGTGTTCCCGCGCGAGGGCATCGAGCTGAAGGACAAGAGCTTCAAGCCGACTGACGGCTCCAGCATCGTTCGGAAGGGCATCGTCACCGTCAGCTATCCGCTTGAAGGGCCGAAAACGGAGAAGTGGTTCGAGATGACCAAGGACACGGACACGGACCCTGACCCCCACCTGACGGACTTCAGCGAGGACTACGACTCTGAGGATGACACCAAGGTCTATACCGGGACTGCCAAAGGCTGGTACACGGTGCTGCCCAACCTCTCGCAGGGCAGCTACACGCTGACAGTGACCATCAACGGAAAAGAGAAGACAGCCGTGGTGCCAGCCAACTACATGCAGTGGCTGCCAGGCTACAGCTACACCTACGTCTTCAAGATCACCGACGAGGGCGGCGTGGAGATAGGATGGGTGGAGTCGGCCGTGACACCCTGGACGGAGATGGAGGCAGACTGGACGGTGTATAACTGGTGA
- a CDS encoding DUF3575 domain-containing protein produces the protein MKTRIFKLTVLMLLGTHSVVLATSFVSGQPDSLNTLSAPADTTLRSVSDTLSFYDRYPFIRIVPRNSELAPVTDEEFFNTSARVIFPVNKFVLPKNDSLLRLLSGTIFPRINSDSLRLKKLMFRGAASPEGPLRWNRTLGNNRMNALYRFVRQHISTASADTLSQRDVDVEDYRTLCIMMRQAGDRDYGLVQALCDVYLAKDDLPTLKRRLMQVHQGRLWRRLLRTYYPKLRSARFVMILERPEPSMPLQYIEASGLPYVLPSLPSVRPIPVPTLVHRRELLSVKTNVLLDLAYMPGYNRWCPIPNVAIEYYPLHGHFTFGASFDCPWWQDYEGHKYFQVRNYQLESRYYFRSGDIRRNVPGQGAAFRGFYVQAYAHVALYGIMFDADNGWMGEGLGGGVGAGYVLPLSRDGHWRLEFQAQAGYFITGYDPFQYENPVNPNYRDHLYYYKWTKKPALFKKRQYRFSWLGPTRVGITLSYDLLYRRVAKKGVSFRNWEIMEAYRAHEPNKPHEAHDSERRAAQ, from the coding sequence TTGAAAACGCGTATTTTTAAACTGACAGTTCTGATGTTACTGGGAACACACAGCGTGGTTCTGGCAACATCTTTCGTGTCTGGTCAGCCCGACTCTCTTAACACACTTTCTGCCCCCGCTGACACTACTCTCCGCTCCGTCTCCGACACACTTTCGTTCTACGATCGCTACCCGTTCATCCGCATTGTGCCGCGCAACTCCGAGCTGGCACCCGTCACCGATGAAGAGTTCTTCAACACCTCGGCACGCGTCATCTTCCCCGTCAACAAGTTCGTTCTGCCCAAGAACGACTCGTTGTTGCGCCTGCTCTCCGGCACCATCTTCCCCCGCATTAACAGCGACAGTCTCCGACTGAAGAAGCTCATGTTCCGTGGTGCCGCCTCGCCTGAAGGACCGCTGCGCTGGAACCGCACACTGGGTAACAACCGTATGAACGCCCTTTACCGCTTCGTCAGGCAGCACATCAGCACCGCTTCAGCCGACACCCTCTCACAGCGCGACGTCGATGTGGAGGACTATCGCACGCTGTGCATCATGATGCGCCAAGCCGGCGACCGTGACTACGGCCTGGTTCAGGCCCTGTGCGATGTCTATCTGGCCAAAGACGACCTGCCCACGCTGAAGCGTAGGCTGATGCAGGTCCATCAGGGTCGGCTGTGGCGTCGCCTGCTCCGCACCTACTATCCGAAGCTGCGCTCTGCCCGCTTCGTGATGATTCTGGAACGGCCCGAGCCGTCTATGCCCCTGCAATACATCGAAGCCAGCGGGCTCCCCTATGTGTTGCCCTCGCTGCCCAGTGTGAGGCCCATCCCCGTGCCTACACTTGTCCATCGCCGCGAGTTACTCTCCGTGAAGACCAATGTATTGTTAGACCTGGCCTACATGCCAGGCTACAACCGTTGGTGCCCCATCCCCAACGTGGCCATTGAGTACTATCCACTTCACGGCCACTTCACCTTCGGCGCCTCGTTCGACTGCCCCTGGTGGCAGGACTACGAAGGCCACAAGTATTTCCAGGTGCGCAACTACCAGCTGGAGTCGCGCTACTACTTCCGTTCCGGCGACATCCGTCGCAACGTTCCCGGCCAGGGTGCCGCCTTCCGCGGCTTCTATGTGCAGGCCTACGCCCATGTAGCACTCTACGGCATCATGTTCGATGCCGACAACGGCTGGATGGGCGAAGGTCTTGGCGGTGGCGTCGGTGCCGGCTATGTGCTGCCGCTCAGCCGCGACGGCCACTGGCGGCTGGAGTTCCAGGCCCAGGCGGGCTACTTCATCACTGGCTACGATCCGTTCCAGTACGAGAACCCCGTCAACCCCAATTACCGCGACCACCTCTATTATTATAAGTGGACGAAGAAGCCCGCACTCTTCAAGAAGCGCCAGTACCGCTTCAGCTGGCTGGGCCCCACCCGCGTGGGCATCACCCTCAGCTACGACCTGCTCTACCGCAGGGTGGCCAAGAAGGGAGTGAGCTTCAGGAACTGGGAGATAATGGAGGCCTATAGGGCCCATGAGCCCAATAAGCCCCATGAGGCCCATGATTCAGAAAGGAGGGCTGCCCAATGA
- a CDS encoding DUF2795 domain-containing protein, with amino-acid sequence MYWTLELASKLEDAPWPATKEELIDYAIRSGAPLEVLENLQEIEDEGDVYESIEDIWPDYPTKEDFLFNEDEY; translated from the coding sequence ATGTATTGGACACTGGAACTTGCATCAAAATTGGAAGACGCTCCCTGGCCCGCAACCAAGGAGGAACTCATAGATTACGCTATCCGCTCAGGCGCACCGCTTGAGGTACTTGAAAACCTTCAGGAAATTGAGGATGAGGGTGACGTTTACGAAAGCATCGAAGACATCTGGCCCGACTATCCCACCAAAGAAGATTTCCTGTTCAACGAGGATGAGTATTAA
- a CDS encoding cob(I)yrinic acid a,c-diamide adenosyltransferase — translation MKITKVYTRTGDQGTTSLVGGVRVSKASLRLDAYGTVDELSSHIGLLIAMLGSDEQTKLLKRIQNTLFNVGTHLATDAKQTELLSSARLPQGEVAYMEQQIDDINNSLNSSQGFILPGGSQEAAQAHVCRTVCRRAERCIIALAETAEIGDEILQYMNRLSDYLFVLAKKINFNKHIGENLWENACK, via the coding sequence ATGAAAATAACAAAAGTCTATACACGTACGGGCGACCAGGGTACTACCAGTCTGGTGGGCGGTGTACGCGTTTCAAAAGCCTCTCTTCGACTGGATGCCTATGGAACTGTTGATGAACTCAGCTCACATATTGGTCTGCTGATTGCTATGTTAGGTTCAGATGAACAAACTAAACTACTGAAACGAATACAAAACACGCTCTTTAATGTGGGAACTCATCTTGCTACCGATGCCAAACAGACAGAACTGTTGTCTTCTGCGCGATTACCGCAAGGAGAAGTGGCTTATATGGAACAACAGATAGATGATATCAACAATTCGCTCAACTCATCGCAAGGCTTTATCCTTCCAGGAGGTTCGCAGGAAGCAGCACAGGCTCATGTGTGCCGTACCGTGTGTCGAAGAGCTGAGCGGTGCATTATAGCCCTTGCAGAAACTGCCGAAATAGGTGATGAAATTCTGCAATATATGAATCGGTTGAGTGATTATCTGTTCGTTTTGGCAAAAAAAATAAACTTTAACAAGCATATTGGTGAAAATCTATGGGAAAATGCTTGTAAATAA
- a CDS encoding C10 family peptidase — MKKSLFLLISLLLCQLTWADNVTKEEAIEKAQLFLNGRAPHNSAFRLRAPGVQPQLKLAKAEKHFYVFNVDNEEGFVVVSGNDQTPAILGYCDEGSFNTEEMPENMKAWLQGYADQLEWLEKHPNAAVKAPQLDNHEAIAPMLTTTWNQGAPYNNLCPLDNGERSLTGCVATAMAQVMAYHKYPARTKKTIPGYTTETKKISVSSIGMTTINWNNMQNNYTGSETSTQKTAVAKLMQLCGTSVKMDYTANSSGTFSEVVADAFKNYFDYDAATTLYYRDDFRAREWDNIIYNELANNRPVYYAGQSIGGGHAFVIDGYDKDGLYHVNWGWGGSSNNYFLLSILDSGNNSGAGASSSTDGYSFSQSALIGAQPNTGQPFEEEVVMSIRGIKAKTTTVTKSNGTFYLKVNADGVYNITGSTYTFNVGLGIFNENGELKYAEYNFDSEVQSGWGWNSLELEINVPALPDGTYEITAISREDGAQEWNRNKGGNLIFLTATIAGNEMTVSNSEIDLDGAIEVSGNMEVGSKLKSVTTFKNNGSFFHETLFLRVNGENVGAQNFEVNAGKSETMEMSFTPKSEGENELEVGYFTWNYNQNTGWEEVFHKTASTTITVLPAKSYTLKFSNGKVTNAVSNIINDNVAKLQVTVRNNGSNDYNDVIRTYILKEGDNNYYYSEGSIETALELETGKSKTITIDAPLTSNGKYWFIIVYKTNGNFIEIGDSQKRYGDLFGYTVTIPEEVSAISETMAEVKAKDKAIYSLSGQRVKKAQKGLYIIDGKKTIRL, encoded by the coding sequence ATGAAGAAATCATTATTCTTATTGATTAGCCTGCTGCTATGCCAGCTGACATGGGCTGACAATGTGACGAAAGAAGAGGCTATAGAAAAAGCCCAACTGTTTCTGAACGGAAGAGCACCACATAATAGTGCTTTCAGACTGCGCGCTCCCGGCGTTCAGCCTCAACTAAAACTGGCAAAGGCCGAGAAACATTTCTATGTGTTCAACGTAGACAATGAAGAAGGCTTTGTGGTGGTGAGCGGCAACGACCAGACACCTGCCATCTTAGGCTATTGCGATGAAGGTTCGTTCAACACTGAAGAGATGCCTGAGAACATGAAGGCATGGCTGCAGGGATATGCCGACCAGTTGGAATGGCTGGAGAAGCATCCAAACGCTGCTGTCAAAGCTCCACAACTGGACAACCACGAAGCCATTGCTCCAATGCTGACAACGACATGGAACCAAGGCGCACCATACAACAACCTCTGCCCATTAGATAATGGTGAGCGTTCGCTAACTGGTTGTGTGGCTACAGCTATGGCTCAGGTGATGGCCTATCATAAGTATCCTGCCAGAACCAAGAAGACGATTCCCGGCTACACCACTGAGACGAAGAAAATCAGTGTGAGTTCCATCGGTATGACGACCATCAACTGGAACAATATGCAGAACAACTATACCGGCAGCGAGACAAGCACCCAGAAAACGGCTGTGGCCAAACTGATGCAACTGTGCGGAACTTCCGTAAAGATGGATTACACTGCAAACAGTAGCGGTACCTTTTCAGAGGTTGTAGCCGATGCCTTCAAAAACTACTTTGACTATGATGCCGCAACCACTTTGTATTATCGTGATGACTTTCGCGCACGCGAGTGGGACAATATTATATATAATGAACTGGCCAACAATCGTCCGGTGTACTATGCCGGACAGTCAATAGGCGGAGGTCATGCATTCGTGATAGACGGTTACGACAAGGACGGACTGTACCACGTGAACTGGGGATGGGGCGGAAGCAGCAACAACTATTTCCTTCTTTCTATCCTCGATTCAGGCAACAACAGCGGTGCTGGTGCCAGTTCGAGTACCGATGGCTATAGCTTCAGCCAGAGTGCCTTAATCGGCGCCCAGCCCAACACTGGCCAGCCGTTTGAAGAGGAAGTAGTGATGAGCATCAGAGGCATCAAAGCAAAAACCACAACCGTGACAAAGAGCAATGGTACATTCTATCTGAAGGTTAATGCTGATGGAGTATATAATATCACCGGCAGTACCTATACGTTCAACGTAGGACTGGGCATATTCAATGAAAACGGAGAACTGAAATATGCTGAATACAATTTCGATTCAGAAGTGCAAAGCGGATGGGGATGGAACAGTCTGGAATTAGAAATTAATGTGCCCGCCCTACCCGACGGCACCTATGAGATTACTGCCATAAGCCGTGAAGACGGCGCACAGGAATGGAACCGCAACAAAGGCGGAAACTTAATATTCCTCACCGCTACCATAGCAGGCAACGAGATGACTGTATCCAATTCTGAAATAGACTTGGACGGAGCTATCGAAGTAAGCGGAAATATGGAAGTGGGTAGCAAGCTGAAATCAGTTACTACCTTCAAGAATAACGGTTCGTTTTTCCACGAAACGCTCTTCCTGAGAGTGAACGGCGAGAATGTGGGTGCACAAAACTTTGAAGTGAATGCCGGCAAGAGCGAGACAATGGAGATGAGTTTCACTCCAAAGAGCGAAGGCGAAAACGAACTGGAAGTGGGCTACTTCACCTGGAACTATAACCAGAATACTGGCTGGGAGGAAGTGTTCCACAAGACGGCCTCAACAACCATAACTGTGCTCCCGGCCAAGAGCTATACCTTGAAATTCAGCAACGGAAAAGTGACCAATGCCGTAAGCAACATAATCAATGACAATGTGGCCAAACTGCAGGTAACGGTTCGCAACAATGGCAGTAATGACTATAATGATGTGATCAGAACCTATATTCTGAAAGAAGGTGACAACAACTATTACTACTCTGAAGGATCAATAGAGACTGCGTTAGAACTGGAGACAGGCAAGTCGAAGACCATCACTATTGATGCTCCACTTACCTCCAACGGCAAGTATTGGTTTATCATCGTTTACAAAACCAATGGCAACTTTATTGAAATAGGCGATTCGCAAAAACGGTATGGCGACCTGTTTGGCTATACAGTAACGATTCCCGAAGAGGTTTCTGCTATCAGCGAAACGATGGCAGAGGTGAAGGCAAAAGACAAGGCAATATACAGCCTCAGCGGCCAAAGGGTAAAGAAAGCCCAAAAGGGCCTCTACATCATTGACGGCAAAAAGACTATAAGACTATAG